The Mucilaginibacter yixingensis genome window below encodes:
- a CDS encoding CPBP family intramembrane glutamic endopeptidase: MLISFGCMVAGLFIGKEAVAMIYGKTISDQVVQMRPVHSATYVYAMRMFLGLGNTVLGFWTPALVFAFLVVRKPRTYLKFDSHFSPVLLVYGLLFMVFFTPVTDITIYWNQHLSLPAPFKGVDKLIHDLENQNEAVFKEVMNMRSGGDLLVTLFVVGFLPAISEEFLFRGCLQTIFRRWDMSVHSAVWLAAFIFSFMHFEFLGFVPRMLLGGALGYLCAWSGSIWPSVFCHFLNNGFAVVVTYLYQHQQVKIDPDSNTPMFSHYIVYLFCLLISVSILVYYRKKAIATNPGQDGEELD, translated from the coding sequence TTGCTGATAAGTTTTGGCTGTATGGTGGCTGGTTTGTTTATTGGCAAAGAGGCGGTGGCCATGATCTACGGAAAAACGATATCCGATCAGGTAGTGCAGATGCGGCCCGTACATTCTGCAACCTACGTATATGCCATGCGTATGTTTTTGGGGCTAGGCAATACCGTCCTTGGTTTCTGGACACCTGCCCTGGTGTTTGCCTTTTTAGTGGTCAGAAAACCACGTACTTACTTAAAGTTCGACTCGCATTTCTCGCCCGTTCTATTGGTCTACGGGCTGCTGTTCATGGTGTTCTTTACGCCCGTTACGGATATCACCATTTACTGGAATCAGCATCTTTCATTGCCTGCGCCTTTTAAAGGAGTAGATAAGTTGATACATGATCTGGAAAACCAGAACGAGGCGGTTTTTAAGGAGGTGATGAATATGCGCTCTGGTGGTGATCTGTTGGTAACCTTGTTTGTTGTTGGTTTCCTGCCGGCCATTTCAGAAGAATTCTTATTCAGAGGATGCCTGCAAACCATCTTCAGACGTTGGGATATGAGCGTACACAGTGCCGTTTGGCTGGCTGCTTTTATATTCAGCTTTATGCACTTTGAGTTTCTGGGTTTTGTTCCACGGATGTTGTTAGGCGGTGCGCTTGGCTATCTTTGTGCATGGAGCGGTAGCATCTGGCCATCGGTGTTCTGCCACTTTTTAAACAATGGTTTTGCGGTGGTGGTTACCTATCTGTATCAGCACCAGCAGGTAAAGATTGATCCGGATAGTAATACCCCCATGTTTAGTCATTATATTGTCTATTTGTTTTGCTTACTGATATCTGTATCTATTTTAGTCTATTATCGTAAAAAAGCAATAGCAACA